In Helianthus annuus cultivar XRQ/B chromosome 8, HanXRQr2.0-SUNRISE, whole genome shotgun sequence, a single genomic region encodes these proteins:
- the LOC110870380 gene encoding glutamate receptor 1.2: MGSRVGKVINRFVIKGISDFYTANPHCRTRIVVNTRDTKGKRLLALSAALDLVENNKVRAIIGPHSTTEARFLEILEEKANLPILSLSTSPFTNQNPNFLQIAQDETTQFKGIAALVESLYLNNIILICEDNANGREMATYIISSFRNHNKHVTYTSLISTSVNHTQILEEFHKFQYMQTKVFVVHGSPSISSRLFSMAKDVGMMSEGYTWIVTSKTTNFLKFMDSKAIESMQGAVGFKSYFPKSSKFHGLKHFMGLKEVDYDGMWAYDAVYALAMAVERLQTKKHVTKLALLDHILRTTFRGLGGEFKFVNERTLLRPIEVKNVIGKGDKRVGFSIVNGEFVKKMGKTNSSTNNGLEHIVFPGGHTSILNHRRLQVNGKKMRILVPVFGGFKNILQMVVDPKTNLSNVSGFCGDVFNVAFNVLNHKVDIEFVPYLFEEGRTFNDLIDKVYYKEFDAAVGDITITSNRSRYVDFTLPYSDMGVGTLVRNADKSIWIFLSPLNADLWFTSAGFFLFLGFVIWVIEHRTNEEFQGSTTQQIGTTLWFAFSTLVYAHREKLESNLSRFVVTVWVFVVLVLTSSYTATLSSLLTVQQIALKGGSVQFQGISPVKAAVYNNVKLNEDVLVELRSADDYAKALRNGRVGAIIDEILYIKSVLALYSRHEFSLVATSSTTNGFGFVFQKGSTLAKDISTQIAKLREDGTLKALEDKWLERQSSIMSNDFPAVSPNILNLYGLRGLFLISGVSMAFALLVSMVYLAREKCQGRSKMEMLRRVSKICPTPSTCTR, encoded by the exons ATGGGTTCAAGGGTAGGAAAGGTCATTAATCGCTTCGTTATCAAGGGTATTTCTGACTTTTACACTGCCAATCCTCACTGCAGAACTCGGATAGTTGTTAATACAAGAGATACCAAAGGAAAACGACTCCTTGCATTATCAGCTG CTCTCGATCTTGTGGAAAACAATAAAGTGCGAGCAATAATAGGCCCACACTCTACAACTGAAGCaagattcttggaaattttggAAGAAAAGGCTAACCTACCAATTCTTTCTTTATCAACAAGTCCCTTTACCAATCAAAATCCAAATTTTCTTCAAATTGCACAAGATGAAACCACTCAATTTAAAGGCATTGCTGCACTTGTGGAATCCTTATATTTGAATAACATCATTCTTATATGTGAAGACAATGCAAATGGGAGAGAAATGGCTACTTATATTATTAGTTCATTTCGAAACCATAACAAACATGTTACATATACTAGCCTAATTTCAACCTCTGTCAACCATACACAAATCCTTGAAGAATTTCATAAGTTTCAATATATGCAAACCAAAGTGTTTGTGGTGCATGGGTCACCTTCTATTTCATCCCGACTATTTTCGATGGCAAAAGACGTCGGTATGATGAGTGAAGGATACACCTGGATCGTAACAAGTAAAACTACAAACTTCTTGAAGTTCATGGATTCTAAAGCCATTGAATCGATGCAAGGGGCTGTGGGATTCAAATCATATTTTCCAAAATCAAGTAAATTTCATGGTTTGAAACATTTTATGGGGTTGAAGGAAGTAGATTATGATGGTATGTGGGCATATGATGCTGTTTATGCATTAGCAATGGCTGTTGAAAGGCTACAAACCAAAAAACATGTTACAAAATTAGCACTTCTTGATCATATATTAAGAACTACATTTCGTGGTTTAGGTGGTGAATTCAAGTTTGTGAATGAGAGAACACTTTTAAGACCGATAGaagttaaaaatgtgattggCAAGGGTGATAAACGGGTGGGGTTTTCGATTGTTAATGGTGAGTTTGTCAAGAAAATGGGAAAAACGAATTCGTCTACCAATAATGGACTCGAACATATTGTTTTTCCTGGAGGGCATACAAGTATTCTAAACCACAGGAGGCTACAAGTGAATGGAAAGAAGATGAGAATTCTGGTTCCTGTTTTTGGTGGATTCAAAAACATATTACAAATGGTTGTTGATCCAAAAACAAATCTATCAAATGTAAGCGGGTTTTGTGGGGATGTTTTTAACGTTGCGTTTAATGTCTTAAACCATAAAGTAGACATTGAATTTGTACCATACCTTTTTGAAGAAGGAAGGACTTTCAACGATCTAATTGACAAAGTCTATTATAAG GAATTTGATGCTGCTGTCGGGGATATAACAATTACTTCAAATAGAAGTCGATATGTTGACTTCACTTTGCCATATAGTGATATGGGAGTTGGGACATTAGTGCGGAATGCCGATAAAAGTATCTGGATATTTTTATCTCCACTTAATGCAGATCTTTGGTTCACAAGTGCTGGTTTCTTTCTCTTTTTGGGGTTTGTCATTTGGGTTATTGAACATCGTACAAACGAAGAGTTTCAAGGTTCAACAACGCAACAAATTGGAACAACCCTTTGgtttgccttttcgactcttgtTTATGCTCATC GGGAAAAGCTGGAAAGTAATTTATCAAGATTCGTAGTCACGGTTTGGGTTTTTGTAGTGCTTGTGTTGACATCAAGTTACACTGCAACATTAAGTTCACTATTAACCGTACAACAGATTGCATTAAAGGGTGGGTCAGTCCAATTCCAAGGGATATCCCCAGTTAAAGCAGCAGTGTATAACAACGTAAAACTTAATGAGGATGTATTGGTCGAATTACGCTCAGCTGATGACTATGCTAAAGCATTAAGAAATGGAAGAGTTGGTGCCATCATTGATGAAATCCTTTACATAAAATCAGTTCTTGCATTGTATTCGCGTCATGAGTTTTCATTGGTAGCAACTTCATCAACCACTAATGGTTTCGGCTTT GTGTTCCAGAAAGGTTCAACATTGGCAAAGGATATATCGACTCAAATAGCGAAACTACGTGAAGATGGAACACTTAAAGCATTAGAGGATAAATGGTTAGAACGTCAATCTTCGATTATGTCAAATGACTTTCCTGCGGTTTCACCAAACATTTTGAATCTTTATGGATTACGGGGTTTGTTTCTTATAAGCGGGGTATCGATGGCCTTTGCTCTTTTGGTGTCCATGGTTTATCTTGCTCGTGAAAAATGTCAAGGCAGAAGTAAAATGGAGATGTTAAGGCGTGTCTCGAAGATCTGCCCAACTCCAAGTACATGTACAAGATAG